The following are encoded in a window of Haloarcula hispanica ATCC 33960 genomic DNA:
- the pglX gene encoding BREX-5 system adenine-specific DNA-methyltransferase PglX, translating into MDGQSTHPRKAQLDKEEREHLEAVVTEMRDRVEANVRYQLEDEYGLDEKPDTVGASADESSLAAAREDGDASLSETQENLVEAIELEAADGHDWEAAHEQYITGVGYTIVNRLAALRCMEVRDFIDDEVTSFRDDGLTPAADRLVTEEFMLEEEAVLEAYRNECDALADEIEILFDRSTAYSLIDPDDDTYEDLCGMLDEVPDEVWRADDVLGWVYEYYNVKLLDDLRRKGDREGLEPEDVPAANQFYTPHWVVRMLTDNSLGKLYLEDNGTLQETVEAQDALTPDERKNRPLSPDESPDLADFCTYLVPSEEEGEPPAFDGPEDIRVIDPACGSGHFLLYAFDVLERIWRAETDLDHAEIPREILRHNLHGVDLDMRACQLAAFNLYLKGRTRAEAEGATGFDMPEVGIVCADAKVADIEGVEEVFDEVAGGKSDVKDALRQILDAFEGVHGLGSLLDVRGTLDELFEDKIDQESVQITLEDDPRDDHTLGQILHSLRDAVDEHRQGDSFLAQDLRSFIRLLDVLAQDYDVALMNPPYGSRNRMPPSVKEYIDDHYRYPAEFYVNFFEVCDDITKNHGRIGMLVPRTFMFKARAEQFRSDFIGGEGSFDFLAEFGLGVLDNATVRTAGTVVRSGVEPDPSGEFIRLYDLEASSKEEKFVEVLSGDEPDVQRLFEVDLDSFSKVPGNTICYSTPEEVRDLHDTELRLDCEVSDIDGESIGYARQGIATTNDFRFMRFHWETDDFDTFNPIATGGSDAWILPQIVEVVRWRDQGTRIKRYSGTVRTPNEFLYGREGLVWTRSKETGRRFGYYPSDGLFSQTGYLFVPKDSDLLWQLLASLNSDLYHSLFLSLTVERDWVGGIVGRAPWITAFEGEEKLESLAKEQLSIMASTKTSDPVSPYYISPDILPITGDRGYFYQHPHSKKIDLVSEAKEQSPPKEESIIEAAKTAKTEGISTRQRLETLAENINSLVYDLAGISGNTQKQIEEEIRLRTGKNQNSESNETVSETPDNLEEQVKDLIHHFAVEAVREENDGVIPLKSADDQPDMLDRIVDRFHDAYGEYAENRLVEVDDILGAESAADEAYPNLRAFIDDDLFEYHVETMENTPIIWKLSTERLLADAKGEGFACFVDYHQLDASLFDRLSNQYLEPRKAELRERRAAANQRQNDESLSTSERAEATEEFEFCSSALEQIAEFEEVMQELGSTSERDFDEDDRELVEELAPKVAAFREETAKRIETLEQLREMNGEEWFQDTFSDNFWEAVNEWSDEWLEALDELENACEEYAKPSDEPVEAHLADLFDYFNWRLKGSDHYSSTGILFMTYYFEREGSKLLNGEGEPFDTLTEDEEMLASLATGVNDASVLDEEYLQQMADVEDVDDIDDLPPLAEFKALAEEINDRCQTVDKQIPSDWSDRALSEITTAGYQPNQNHGVIINITPLTEKNVVPEVVEDKVL; encoded by the coding sequence ATGGACGGACAATCTACCCACCCCCGCAAGGCCCAGCTCGACAAGGAAGAACGCGAGCATCTCGAAGCCGTCGTCACCGAGATGCGCGACCGGGTCGAGGCGAACGTTCGCTACCAGCTCGAAGACGAGTACGGCCTCGACGAGAAGCCGGACACCGTCGGAGCAAGCGCCGACGAGTCCTCCCTCGCTGCCGCTCGCGAGGACGGCGACGCGTCCCTGAGCGAGACGCAGGAAAACCTGGTCGAGGCTATCGAACTCGAAGCCGCCGACGGCCACGATTGGGAGGCCGCTCACGAGCAGTATATCACGGGCGTCGGCTACACTATCGTGAACCGTCTGGCGGCCCTCCGATGTATGGAGGTTCGGGACTTCATCGACGACGAAGTCACGTCGTTCCGTGACGACGGCCTCACACCGGCCGCTGACCGGTTGGTTACCGAGGAGTTCATGCTGGAGGAGGAGGCCGTCCTCGAAGCCTATCGGAACGAATGCGACGCCCTCGCTGATGAAATAGAGATCCTCTTCGACCGCTCGACCGCCTACAGCCTGATCGACCCCGACGACGACACCTACGAAGATCTCTGCGGAATGCTGGACGAGGTCCCCGACGAGGTCTGGCGAGCCGACGACGTACTGGGGTGGGTGTACGAGTACTACAACGTCAAACTCCTCGATGACCTGCGTCGGAAGGGCGACCGCGAAGGATTGGAGCCCGAAGACGTGCCGGCGGCGAATCAGTTCTACACGCCCCATTGGGTCGTCCGGATGCTCACCGACAACTCGCTCGGCAAACTCTATCTCGAAGACAACGGAACGCTGCAGGAGACCGTCGAAGCACAGGACGCGCTGACGCCGGACGAGCGCAAGAACCGGCCACTCTCCCCCGACGAATCCCCGGACTTGGCGGATTTCTGTACCTATCTCGTTCCCTCGGAGGAGGAAGGCGAGCCACCGGCGTTCGACGGCCCAGAAGACATTCGCGTCATCGACCCGGCCTGTGGAAGCGGCCACTTCCTCCTGTACGCGTTCGACGTCCTGGAGCGCATCTGGCGAGCAGAGACCGACCTTGACCACGCGGAGATTCCGCGGGAGATTCTGCGGCACAACCTCCATGGTGTCGACCTCGATATGCGGGCCTGCCAACTGGCCGCGTTCAATCTCTATCTGAAGGGGAGGACGCGTGCCGAGGCCGAAGGGGCAACTGGCTTCGATATGCCAGAAGTCGGCATCGTCTGTGCTGACGCGAAGGTGGCTGACATCGAGGGCGTCGAGGAAGTGTTCGACGAGGTGGCTGGCGGCAAATCGGACGTAAAAGACGCACTCAGGCAGATCCTCGACGCATTTGAAGGAGTCCACGGACTTGGTAGTCTACTTGATGTACGTGGTACACTTGATGAGCTATTCGAAGACAAAATTGATCAGGAAAGTGTACAGATCACCCTCGAAGATGACCCTCGTGACGATCATACACTTGGCCAGATTCTTCACAGTCTTCGAGATGCAGTAGACGAACATCGACAAGGAGACTCGTTCTTAGCTCAAGACTTACGGAGTTTCATTCGGTTGCTAGACGTGCTAGCACAGGACTATGATGTTGCGTTGATGAATCCTCCCTACGGATCGCGGAACAGAATGCCACCCTCAGTAAAAGAATATATTGATGATCACTATCGATACCCTGCTGAATTTTATGTAAACTTCTTTGAAGTGTGTGATGACATCACCAAGAATCACGGTAGAATTGGGATGCTCGTTCCGCGGACATTTATGTTCAAGGCTCGTGCGGAGCAGTTCAGATCTGATTTCATAGGTGGTGAGGGGAGTTTCGACTTCCTTGCAGAGTTCGGTTTAGGAGTTTTAGATAATGCAACTGTAAGAACAGCAGGAACTGTTGTTAGGTCTGGTGTAGAGCCTGATCCATCTGGAGAGTTTATCCGTCTATATGATCTCGAAGCTTCGAGTAAAGAGGAGAAGTTTGTTGAAGTTTTATCGGGTGACGAACCGGACGTTCAGAGGTTGTTCGAGGTGGATTTAGATTCATTTTCGAAGGTTCCGGGGAATACAATCTGCTATTCCACCCCCGAAGAAGTTCGGGATCTACATGATACAGAATTGAGGTTAGACTGTGAGGTCAGCGATATTGATGGAGAATCAATCGGATATGCTCGGCAAGGAATCGCGACAACGAACGATTTCCGGTTCATGCGGTTCCACTGGGAAACTGATGATTTCGATACGTTCAACCCTATTGCTACTGGTGGATCGGACGCGTGGATTTTACCCCAAATTGTGGAAGTTGTTAGATGGAGAGACCAAGGAACTCGGATCAAGAGGTATAGTGGTACTGTAAGAACACCAAACGAGTTTTTATATGGTAGAGAGGGTCTTGTCTGGACACGGTCGAAAGAGACGGGTAGACGGTTCGGATATTACCCCTCTGATGGATTATTCAGCCAAACAGGGTACTTGTTTGTTCCAAAGGATTCAGATCTACTGTGGCAACTACTTGCAAGCCTAAATAGCGACTTGTACCACTCTCTGTTCTTATCACTTACCGTTGAACGAGATTGGGTCGGTGGTATTGTAGGTCGTGCTCCTTGGATCACGGCGTTTGAGGGTGAGGAAAAACTAGAATCCTTAGCAAAAGAACAACTCAGTATAATGGCGAGCACAAAAACAAGTGATCCAGTTAGTCCATACTATATCTCACCGGACATTCTTCCAATAACAGGTGATCGAGGGTATTTCTACCAACATCCTCATTCAAAGAAGATTGACCTAGTATCTGAGGCAAAGGAGCAGTCGCCACCGAAAGAAGAAAGCATTATAGAGGCTGCGAAGACCGCAAAAACGGAAGGAATATCGACTAGACAAAGGTTAGAGACTCTTGCAGAGAATATTAACAGTCTTGTCTACGATTTGGCTGGTATATCAGGAAATACACAGAAACAAATTGAAGAAGAGATCCGCCTTCGGACTGGTAAAAATCAGAACAGCGAAAGTAATGAAACTGTTTCTGAAACACCTGATAACTTAGAGGAACAGGTCAAAGACCTCATCCACCACTTCGCGGTGGAAGCCGTCCGCGAAGAAAACGACGGCGTCATTCCACTCAAGAGCGCGGACGACCAGCCCGATATGCTTGATCGGATCGTCGACCGGTTCCATGACGCGTACGGCGAGTACGCCGAAAATCGCCTCGTCGAAGTTGACGACATCCTCGGGGCTGAGTCGGCCGCCGACGAAGCCTACCCCAACCTCCGGGCGTTCATCGATGACGACCTTTTCGAGTACCACGTCGAGACGATGGAGAACACGCCCATCATATGGAAGCTCAGTACGGAACGGCTCCTTGCCGACGCGAAAGGCGAAGGCTTCGCCTGTTTTGTTGACTACCACCAGCTTGACGCCAGCCTCTTCGACCGGCTGAGCAACCAGTACCTTGAGCCCCGGAAAGCTGAACTTCGCGAACGCCGGGCAGCTGCGAATCAACGGCAGAACGACGAGTCGCTCTCGACCAGTGAACGGGCCGAGGCTACCGAAGAGTTTGAATTCTGCTCAAGCGCCCTCGAACAGATCGCCGAATTCGAAGAGGTGATGCAGGAACTCGGCAGCACGAGCGAGCGCGACTTCGATGAGGATGACCGTGAACTCGTCGAAGAACTCGCACCGAAGGTGGCTGCGTTCCGCGAAGAGACAGCCAAACGCATCGAGACGCTCGAACAACTCCGCGAGATGAACGGCGAGGAGTGGTTCCAAGACACCTTCTCGGACAACTTCTGGGAGGCGGTCAACGAATGGAGCGATGAATGGCTGGAGGCTCTCGACGAACTCGAAAACGCCTGCGAGGAGTACGCCAAGCCGAGTGACGAACCCGTTGAGGCTCACCTAGCAGACCTCTTCGACTACTTTAACTGGCGACTCAAGGGCTCGGATCACTACTCTAGCACAGGCATCCTCTTCATGACCTACTACTTCGAACGTGAGGGGAGTAAGCTCCTCAACGGCGAGGGCGAACCGTTCGACACCCTCACTGAAGACGAGGAGATGCTCGCCTCGCTTGCGACGGGCGTCAACGACGCGTCCGTCCTCGACGAGGAGTACCTTCAGCAGATGGCAGACGTAGAGGACGTCGACGATATAGACGACTTACCACCGCTAGCGGAGTTCAAGGCGCTCGCCGAGGAGATCAACGATCGCTGCCAGACGGTAGACAAGCAAATTCCCTCGGACTGGTCAGACCGGGCACTATCGGAGATCACGACCGCTGGCTACCAGCCCAACCAGAATCACGGCGTCATTATCAACATCACGCCGCTCACGGAGAAGAATGTTGTTCCGGAAGTCGTTGAGGACAAGGTACTCTGA